The following nucleotide sequence is from Cyclobacteriaceae bacterium.
TTTTCTACGTGCCCTCGCATACTTTGACCTTATTCGTTCTTTTGGAGATGTGCCCCTGGTTTTGAAAACCATAAAGAGTCCGAGTGACCCAAATTTAAAACCTGCACGTACAGCATTTGCTGATGTTTATACCCAGATCATTGAAGATCTTACGTTCGCTGAAGCAAACTGTGTTAAAGAAAATGCAATTGTTACTGGGGAAAAAGGTCGCGTATCCAGTGGGGCTGCCGCCGCCCTTCTAGCAAAAGTTTATCTTACCCGTGCCTCAACTTCTGCCGCTGTATCAGGAGATAATCAAAAAGCACTGGATGCATGTAATCGTGTGATCGCTCAGAATCTTTACAAACTAATTCCTGTTTACGGAGACATTTTCGATCCGGATCCAGCTAAGGAGAATAAGGATGAACACATATTCTCTGTCCAGTTTGACAATCCGAACGCTACAGGAAATATCGTGATCGCAATGATGTTCCCAACGGTTGCCGGTGTGATCGGTGGTCAGGGCTCAGGTTCATTCAAGCTTAACAATGCTTTCGTTGCATCGTTTGGAGGAACGGATATTAGAAAAGCATGGAATACCAGCAACATGGCTGGCGCAACGGTATTGCCTTATTATTATCTGAACAAGTACAGGGATCCAAATCGTACCGCAAACGGAAACAACAACGCACGAAACAACTTTATCATCCTGAGAATGGCGGACGTTCAGTTGATGCACTCAGAAGCAACGAATGCTATTAACACCGGAGACGTGAACAAATTCAATGGTATCAATCTCGTTCGGGCAAGAGCAGGTCTGGGACCTTTATCATTCGGAACCACTCCTACCAATGATAATTTCATTGATGCACTCCTTCAGGAGCGTGCCTGGGAACTTTGCATGGAAGGTCACCGCCGTTATGATCTCATCAGAATGGGGAGATTGAAACAATATCAGAAAACAGTTTACAACCGTGACATTGATGATAATCACCTGCTATTCCCTGTACCGCAATCGGAAATTCTAATCAACCCGAATTTAAAGCCAAACAATCCAGGTTTTTAAACTCATAATTCAAGCATAAGTTACCTCTTACAAATTGGTAACTTATGCTTTTAATTTTTTAAGACGGACATGAAGAATATCTATATCATCCTTGCTTTTTGCACCATTTTACTCTCCGGATTTTATGTCAGTAAAAAATTCAATCCCAAAGTGCCTCTCAAGGCAGCACAAAAACAACTTGAACAACGCTTAAAGGATTTTAAAGATTCAACACGTTTTCCAAGATCAACAAAGGCTGATACACTCAATGCAGTTATATCGCGCGACTGGACCAGTGGGTTTTATTCCGGCAACCTCTGGTACATGTATGATCTCACGAAGGATAAAAAATGGGATATCGCTGCAAGAAAATGGACCAAAGGTTTAGAGAAAGAGAAATTCAACCGATCGACTCATGATCTGGGATTTATTCTCTATTGCTCTTACGGAAATGGATTACGATTAACACAAGACCCAGCTTATAAAGAAATACTTCTGCAAGGCGCGCGTTCGTTGTCATCACGGTTTCGTCCATCGACAGGAACGATTCGCTCATGGAATCATGGCAAGTGGCAGTTTCCTGTCATTATCGATAATATGATGAATCTTGAATTGCTGTTCTGGGCAACCAAAGCAAGTGGCGATTCAAGCTTCTATAAAATCGCCGTTACCCATGCTTTGACAACGATGAAGAATCACTTCCGGCCTGATAACAGCAGCTTTCATGTAGTTGATTATGATACACTCACGGGCAATACCATCTGGAAAGGAACTCATCAGGGATACAGTGCAGAATCTGCCTGGGCAAGAGGTCAGGCTTGGGGCATGTATGGTTATACAGTCGCTTATCGCGAAACAAGAGACAAAAGATTTTTGGATCAGGCTGTAAAGATTGCTGAC
It contains:
- a CDS encoding RagB/SusD family nutrient uptake outer membrane protein codes for the protein MKKYIAIIFILGILSSCQDFLTEKPYDFLGNNFYKTEKDAAIGLNAVFVPMQAQTYYQRTAWLVSELPGDYLQTALVNAPRQEIEGFFYTDANDEIRNWWINSYIMINRANDLLEQVPSIVMNDASKNNILGNARFLRALAYFDLIRSFGDVPLVLKTIKSPSDPNLKPARTAFADVYTQIIEDLTFAEANCVKENAIVTGEKGRVSSGAAAALLAKVYLTRASTSAAVSGDNQKALDACNRVIAQNLYKLIPVYGDIFDPDPAKENKDEHIFSVQFDNPNATGNIVIAMMFPTVAGVIGGQGSGSFKLNNAFVASFGGTDIRKAWNTSNMAGATVLPYYYLNKYRDPNRTANGNNNARNNFIILRMADVQLMHSEATNAINTGDVNKFNGINLVRARAGLGPLSFGTTPTNDNFIDALLQERAWELCMEGHRRYDLIRMGRLKQYQKTVYNRDIDDNHLLFPVPQSEILINPNLKPNNPGF
- a CDS encoding glucuronyl hydrolase gives rise to the protein MKNIYIILAFCTILLSGFYVSKKFNPKVPLKAAQKQLEQRLKDFKDSTRFPRSTKADTLNAVISRDWTSGFYSGNLWYMYDLTKDKKWDIAARKWTKGLEKEKFNRSTHDLGFILYCSYGNGLRLTQDPAYKEILLQGARSLSSRFRPSTGTIRSWNHGKWQFPVIIDNMMNLELLFWATKASGDSSFYKIAVTHALTTMKNHFRPDNSSFHVVDYDTLTGNTIWKGTHQGYSAESAWARGQAWGMYGYTVAYRETRDKRFLDQAVKIADFIISYPTLPKDRIPYWDYNAPNIPNEERDASAAAITASGLLELSGYVKEGERYKKFSEEILTSLSSPSYLANTGSNHDFILMHSTGHKPAKSEVDVPIIYADYYYLEALIRYDRMTTKK